The genomic region AGTAACGAAAAGAGATGTGAGAATCATCTCCGCCGAAAACCTAAGGTTTCCTGAGGAAGGTTCGTCCGCTCAGGGTAAGCCGGGACCTAAGCCGAGGCCGAAAGGCGTAGGCGATGGACAACTGGTAGATATTCCAGTGCCACCAAGCTTTGTTTGAGTGATGGGGTGACGCAGTAAGGTAGGTTATCGCACTGATGGATTAGTGCGTTCAAGCCAGTAGGGATTAGAGGTAGGCAAATCCGCCTCTATCTATTCTGAGAGGTTAAGAGGACCCAATTTAGGGGAACTAACTGATCCTACACTGCCAAGAAAAGCCTCTAACAAGAAGCGCGGTGCCCGTACCGTAAACCGACACAGGTAGGTGAGGAGAGAATCCTAAGGCGCTCGGGAGAACCTTCGTTAAGGAACTCGGCAAAATGACCCCGTAACTTCGGGAGAAGGGGTGCCTCGATATTGTGAAGTACATCCGTACTGAGCGAGAGGAGGCCGCAGTGAATAGGCCCAAGCGACTGTTTATCAAAAACACAGGTCTCTGCTAAATCGAAAGATGAAGTATAGGGGCTGACGCCTGCCCGGTGCTGGAAGGTTAAGGGAACGTGTTATCCGCGCAAGCGAAGAAGATTAAGTGTTACTAGATACTTAGTATAAAGTATAGGTTTTGAGTTGAGTGTCGAAGCCCCAGTAAACGGCGGCCGTAACTATAACGGTCCTAAGGTAGCGAAATTCCTTGTCGGGTAAGTTCCGACCCGCACGAAAGGCGCAACGACTTGGGCGCTGTCTCAACGAAGGACCCGGTGAAATTGTAGTACCTGTGAAGATGCAGGTTACCCGCGACAAGACGGAAAGACCCCGTGGAGCTTTACTGTAGCCTGATATTGGATTTTGGCATTGACTGTACAGCATAGGTGGGAGGCTGAGAATAGAGGACGCTAGTCTTCTAGGAGCCTAAAGTGGGATACCACCCTGTGAATGTTGGAATTCTAACTAGAAACCGTAATCCGGTTTTAGGACAGTGTCAGGTGGGCAGTTTGACTGGGGCGGTCGCCTCCCAAAGAGTAACGGAGGCGCCCCAAGGTCTCCTCAGAATGGTTGGAAATCATTCGTAGAGTGCAAAGGCATAAGGAGGCTTGACTGCGAGACCTACAAGTCGAGCAGGGACGAAAGTCGGGCTTAGTGACCCGGCGGTACCGAGTGGAAGGGCCGTCGCTCAACGGATAAAAGCTACCCCGGGGATAACAGGCTTATCTCCCCCAAGAGTTCACATCGACGGGGAGGTTTGGCACCTCGATGTCGGCTCATCGCATCCTGGGGCTGTAGTAGGTCCCAAGGGTTGGGCTGTTCGCCCATTAAAGCGGTACGCGAGCTGGGTTCAGAACGTCGTGAGACAGTTCGGTCCCTATCTGTCGCGGGCGCAGGAAGTTTGAGAGGATCTGTCCTTAGTACGAGAGGACCGGGATGGACGAACCTCTAGTGTACCAGTTGTCACGCCAGTGGCAGTGCTGGGTAGCTAAGTTCGGCACGGATAAGCGCTGAAAGCATCTAAGCGCGAAGCCACCCTCAAGATAAGACTTCCCATTGGCTTGTCCAAGTAAGACTCCAGATAGACTATCTGGTAGATAGGCCGGAGGTGTACAGGTAGTAATACCTTTAGCTGACCGGTACTAATAAGTCGAGGACTTGACCAACTTAGTTTAGATAATGACTTAGTTTTATTCCTTATGGTAATTTATCCAGTGACAAAAGCGAAGAGGATCCACCGGTTCCCATCTCGAACACCGCAGTTAAGCTCTTCAGCGCCGATGGTACTTGGGGTTTACCCCCTGGAAGAGTAGGACGTCGCTGGGTTAAAATGTTCCTCAGTAGCTCAACGGTGGAGCAACCGGCTGTTAACCGGTAGGTTGTAGGTTCAAATCCTACCTGAGGAGCCATAAAATCTGACATTAAAGGCATTGCTAAAATATATAGCAGTGCCTTTTAACTTTGTTTAATGGAAAACTTACTGTTTACATACCACGCAAACAAGATGGTTGAATATGTTGTTAGTTTAGAGTCAACAATAGTACCTATAGTAAAGTTAAAAAACATTTTTTATAAATATTTGTCATATAATTATATGAGGTGAGTTTAAATGTCTAAAGTAAAAACCCTGTTATTAAGTGGGACCCTTGCAGTTACTACTGCCGTTGCAACAAGCTCTATGTCTGTTGGACAACAGGAGGTTACTATTTTAACAGAAGAAGGACCCGTTACCTTGAAGACTAGTGAAACCAAGGTGAAGAATATCGTTAATGAAGCAAATATAACTTTAAGTGAAAAACATAAGGTTTATCCGTCGTTGGATGAACAGTTAAAAACCGACTATATAGCGATTAAAGAGGGTTCAAAAGTAAAAATTTTTGTGGACGGGCAAGTAAAAGAAACAATAAGCTGGGCACTTAATGTAGAGGAGCTACTAAAAGAACAAGATATAACTTTAAATGATGAAGATATTATAGCAGTTCCGCTAGATAAAGAATTAAAAGATATAAATAACATAGAGATTACTAGAGTTGATAGGAAGGTAGTTACTGAATCTAAAAACATCCCTTACCAGTCGGAAATGTATATTGATAGGAGTTTGCCACCAGGTTCAAGTAGAACTGTCATAGCTGGCAAAAAAGGGGTTAAAGAAGTAACTTATGAAATCGTTTATCATGATGGAGAGGAAAAAGAGCGAACTGTTCTAGAAAAAGAGGTAGTTACCCAACCTAAGGATGCAAAAGTTTATGCAAATCAACGGAACATGGTTGCATCTAGGGGAGGATCAAGTAATTCAGCTGGTTATGTTGGAGTTGCGTCTTGGTATGGTTCTAAATTTCATGGCAATGGTACTGCAAGTGGCGAGACATATGATAAAAATGCCTTGACTGCTGCTCATCGTTATCTTCCTTTTGGAACTAGAGTACAGGTTACGTTCTTACAGACCGGTCGTAGCGTAGTCGTCAGAATAAATGATAGAGGACCCTTTGCTGATAATAGAATAATTGACTTATCAGAAGCTGCTGCTAAGGAAATTGGACTTCGCCCTCATGGAGTTGGTAGAGTGGAAATTAAAATACTAGATTAATTTTTTTAAAACTGCTGATTTTGACTTAATCAGCAGTTTTTTTTGTGTGTGCTGTTTTAATAATCCTTTGACTTTAATAGAAGCAATTAAAGGGAAAGCCAAGCCTATGATAGAATACTAATACTGTGAGCTGTAGTGTAAAAATTTACAGCTTACTTTTAGAAAAACTTAAGGTATAATATAGTTATGTAAATTTATAAAAGAGGAGATGGAGAAGCTTGAAATTAACAAAAATTTTACTAATCACCCTTGTAGCAGTTTTAATATTACCTGCATGTACTCAGTCAACACCGCCAGAAAATCAAGATACAGATCTAGATGAAAATGGAAGTATCGAAAACCCAGTAGAAGATGAAAATCAAGGAGAAACTGAAGAGGAAAAAGAAGAAAAAGAAGAGCCTAAAACTCCTCAAGTAAGTCGCCCAGAAGATCTTAAGGGAATATACTTAACAGGCAATTCAGTGGGGCATCCAACTCGATTTACGGAGTTGATAGAGCTTATAAACGACACCGAGTTAAACACAATGGTTATAGATGTTAAAGATGATCATGGTGATATATCATACCTTGATACAGAGGTTGAGTTTGCTTTG from Proteinivorax hydrogeniformans harbors:
- a CDS encoding septal ring lytic transglycosylase RlpA family protein; protein product: MSKVKTLLLSGTLAVTTAVATSSMSVGQQEVTILTEEGPVTLKTSETKVKNIVNEANITLSEKHKVYPSLDEQLKTDYIAIKEGSKVKIFVDGQVKETISWALNVEELLKEQDITLNDEDIIAVPLDKELKDINNIEITRVDRKVVTESKNIPYQSEMYIDRSLPPGSSRTVIAGKKGVKEVTYEIVYHDGEEKERTVLEKEVVTQPKDAKVYANQRNMVASRGGSSNSAGYVGVASWYGSKFHGNGTASGETYDKNALTAAHRYLPFGTRVQVTFLQTGRSVVVRINDRGPFADNRIIDLSEAAAKEIGLRPHGVGRVEIKILD